GAGATATGAGCTCATTTCAAAAAGTCAGGCTCTGAATGCTGACGGATACGATTTAAATATGATTCCCAGCTTCCTTTTTGTGGATGAATTAGCCAGTATAAAAGACAGTTGTGGCTCTTCTAAAGAAGGTAAAGCTCTCTGGAATGAAATATTACAAAACTTAGGTTTAATAGCAAGGAAGGGACGTCAAGCCTGTTGCCATTGGGTTTGTAGCACCCAAGACCCAAATTCAGAGAATATACCTGTTGAGCTCAGAACTCAGATATCTGCAGTTTTGTACGGGGGTTCTCCCTCTAGCGAAAGATTGAGAATGGCTTTTTCAATGTGTGACTTAGAGAATGTTCCGCGAGGGAATGGAGAACGTGGAGAGGCTCTCTTTTATGCTGATGGGCTATCAATGAACGAACCTGAGCTTACCAAAATACCCTTCGTAAATCTGCAAACCAAACAAGAATTTGGAGAGGTAGTTCTAAATATTATTCCAAGCATTAATGAATCGAGGACAGAATATGAATGAAATCAGCTTAACTGTCAAATTACCTAATGGGTCTAAATTGACAACCTTTGAAGATGATGAAAATCTATATAGAGCAATCGTACGAGCATTAATTGACGTAGAAGTCTTCTTAATAGAAATGGATGTGAAAAATGAGGAACAATAAAGAAAACAACCAAAAATAAATAATTACAACTACTTTTAGTACTTTCGTTCAGGTTTTTTTGAATGAAAGTACTAAAAGTAGTCATCATGCAGGTGGCGGAATGACGGGCCACTCGGACGATAAGTCCGACTCAAAATAGAAAAAGTCCAAAACTGAAGACAATAAAAGCTGATGAAAGGAAAAAACAATGGCACTACAAATTCCAGATAATAAACGTGATTTATTTTTTACAAGAATCAGCGAGCTTGCTGATGAAATCATTGAATTACCAGAAACTCTGAAAATTGTCTCAAAAGAAATGGGGGAGTTTTCAGGCAATAAGTGGGGAAAGATTGGCGCAGTAAACGCCGAAGGAACGCCTCATGAGCTAAAAATCTCTGGATTTTCAGATAGCAATCTCAATCTAACAAAACTTATGTTTAAGGATATTGAAACTAACCAAATAGTTAAAAGCCTAGCCTTAAAGCAAGGGAAAAACGGTGCTTATATTGCTGGCTTTGACCTTAGAGTTACAGCGGATTATCTAAAAACACTTCTAAAATAAGCAAAGTGGACGGCTTGCCTTAGGCATAAAAACACTCTTAGCGAAAGGAGAGCGGAGCTCTCCTAATGGAATGGAGAAGCTAAGAGTGTTTTTATTTCTCAAAATTTGAGGTTAAGAGTTTTTGGGATTTTATAGTAACAAAATCCTTTTCTATGCGCGACCATTCTAGGGCTTGTCAAGAGAATGGTGGTGTAAACATAGTCATATCAAGGATTGACGGTAAAATATAAATCAGACCATCTGGCTTAAAAACTAAAAAAATGTGGATTTTATTGATGGATTTTATAGAACAAAGAATTTAATAAAATCCACTTTTCAATAATATAAAATCCATTTGAGGGATTTGAGGAAATTTAAGAAAATGAGAGATAAAAGAGTAAAGTCCTTTATTTTCACTCAGTATCAACGAGCAGATTTTTGGGATTGGGATGAGGATAAAAAAATTCTTTTTGAAAATAGTAGAAATAATCAAGCTGAAATTTTTAATGAGATTTATAATCGCTTAAAAAATTTAGAGGGTTTAAAAATGATTGCTTTAGTAAATCATGATAAGGATAAAAATGCAAAAGGTGAGCTTAAACATCCTCATATTCATGGTTATATTGAATTTGAAAAGTTAAAGACTATTGCGAGCGTTTCCGCCTGCTTAGGAATAGAGCCTCAGTATGTTGAGGTCCCTCGTAAAGGGCGTTATGGACGATTAAATTGTTTGGCTTACCTTGTACACGCAAAGAATTTAGACAAATATCAATATTCCCCTGAAGAGGTGCAAACTTTTGAAACTTTTGATTACCAAGAATTTATTGATGACAATTTAGAAGATTTTAAGAAGTATAATGCTACTGATAAACGAAAAAAGAATGAGATAGGCTTAGACCTTGCTTTACAGGAAGTTCAACAAGGAAAATTAAAACTACGTGAAATCATGAGGGATGAAAATCTAGCACTTCTCTATGCTAACCACATGAATCAATTTAACGATTCTTTTAACTTCTATGGCTTACGTAACGCTATGCTTCGGTTGGACGAACTAGAAAGAGGCAATTATGACCTCACAGTGCTTTATATTCAAGGTGCACCAGGGATTGGAAAAAGCTTTTTAGCACGTGAAGTAGCAAATAAAGTTAGAGAATTTGGAAATGCAAATGGCTTTGAAAGTGATATATTTTCAGCCAGTTCATCAAACCCTTTTGATGATTATTATGGGGAGGATATTTTAATCTTAGATGATCTTCGCCAAGAGAGCTTAAAAGTTAGTGATTGGTTGAAACTATTTGACCCACTTAATACAGCTAAAATGTCTGCTAGGTATAGAAATAAGATGATTGTTCCTAGATTAGTAATCGTAGCAAATTATCAAAGTGTAGAGCAGTTCTTTGGTAGTTTTAACTTCAAAAATGAAGATATTAATCAGTTTAAACGAAGAATCAACTTTACTTCGAAAATAAGTGAGAAAACTTTTGGGATTCCCCCTTTTGATAGAGTATATAGTTTATCCGCTTCAAAAAAATTAAATGAGCCAGAAAACATGAGAATTTCTAAAAATGAATTTATTACTTTAAATTATGGGACAAAGTTACTATTTGCATATGATGATAAGGAAAAATTTATAAATGAATTGCTTACTCAGCACGTTTATCCTAGAATTTTCTCTGAAAAATAAGATACGAAAGGATGATAAAATGGAAAAAAATAACAAAGGCATAACAGCGAAGGAGCTAATCGAGGAGTTACATCTAAAGCCTGCCACTGCACAAAAAGCAATCCGATTAGCAAAAGAACAATTAGTAAAACAAGGCTTTGATTGGTATGCAAATAAACGATTAGGAGTTGTACCAAGAGACGTAGTTTCCAAAATTTTAAGAATGGAGTTATAAAATGGCTTCTATTAGATACAGACAGAGAAAAGGAAAAAGTGGTGTTTCATGGTCTTATGAAATTAGACAAGGTGATAAAACGTTGAAATCTAAGTCAGGTTTCAAGACAAAAAAGGAAGCTTCAATAGATGGTCTTTCTATATTGAGAGAGTTTAAAACTGGGCTTACTATTGACAAAAATACCGATTTACCTACACTTTATCAAGAATGGTATAACCTAAAGGTTCTTCATAGTGGGCGTTCTGAACAAACACTCTACAAATATCGTTATTTTGGAAAAATCATCAAAAATAATTTTGACGGTATTCCTATAACAAGTATTAAATCCTCTCAGTACCAGAGAATAATGAATAAGCTAGGTACTGATGACAAAATTAGCTATAATACCCTTATTCGTGTTAATTCTGTAATTAGGCAGACAATTGAAATGGTAAAAGCTGATGATGTTTTTATTAAAGATTTCACTACAAGTGTTGTGATTCAGAGTAAATTTAAACCGCAAACAGCAGATGAAAAGTATATACATTCATTAGAAGACTACAATAAAATTATTGAGTATTTAAAAGATAATTTAGATTATAAAAAATCAATTAATAATTATATTGTCTACTTCTTGTTTCATACAGGACTACGCTATGGAGAACTTGTAGCCTTAACTTGGTCTGATATTGACTTTGAAAATGGCTATTTAAAGACGTATAGACGTTACAATACAAATATTAATAAGTTTGTACCTTCCAAGACTGAAACATCTATAAGACGTGTTCCTTTGAGTTCTACGGATATATCAATATTGAATGACTTGAAAAAAACACAAGAATTTATAGTCGAAAGTCTTGGATTTGAAAATGAATATAATATGGTATTTTACCATCCATTTTTAATTCACGGTATTCCTCATAGTACAACAATCAATAATCATTTAGCCTTATTATTAAAACAACTTAATATAGAGCCAGTAATCACATCAAAAGGCGCTCGTCATACTTATGGTTCCGTACTTCTTGCTAAAGGGTATAGTATGGATGTAGTTTCGAAGTTACTCGGACACAAAGATATAATGATGCTAGTACGTGTGTATGGTCATGCTCTCGAAGAAAATATTTCTAAGCAAATCGAAAGTATAAAAAAATTACTGGATTAATATGATAAAATAAATAGACAGAGATTTGAAATAGGAATAACGAGGATATTAAATTTAAAATTTATGGAGCAGAGTGACTATATAACCCACTGAGAGAAAGGATATATTACTAATATGATAAAATATTTGTTACTAGATATTGATAGTACAATTGCTCCCAATATGTACAGGGGGACAGATGCTGTTGAGGTTGAGACTTGGGGACAGGCACACATATCAATTCCCAGATATATAGTTGATTGGTTAAAACTTTTCGCAAAAAAAGAAAATCATCGTATAATATGGTGTACAGACATGGGAAATATAAGCGCTCAGATTGAGTCCCAATTTAAGATAGATGTACAAGATAAGTTAAAATTTAATACTGCTCCATTAGGTGTTTGGAAGAAACAAGCAGCCATTATAAAATTTGCTACTGAACATCCCGAGGATATGGTTATTTGTGCTGATAATGATGCTGACCTTATTAAAGTAGATACCTTACCTAAGAATTTACACTTAGTTATTCCCACAGGAACTATAAAAGCTCTATCAAAGGAAGATTTGAA
This window of the Lactococcus garvieae subsp. garvieae genome carries:
- a CDS encoding Rep family protein, which gives rise to MRDKRVKSFIFTQYQRADFWDWDEDKKILFENSRNNQAEIFNEIYNRLKNLEGLKMIALVNHDKDKNAKGELKHPHIHGYIEFEKLKTIASVSACLGIEPQYVEVPRKGRYGRLNCLAYLVHAKNLDKYQYSPEEVQTFETFDYQEFIDDNLEDFKKYNATDKRKKNEIGLDLALQEVQQGKLKLREIMRDENLALLYANHMNQFNDSFNFYGLRNAMLRLDELERGNYDLTVLYIQGAPGIGKSFLAREVANKVREFGNANGFESDIFSASSSNPFDDYYGEDILILDDLRQESLKVSDWLKLFDPLNTAKMSARYRNKMIVPRLVIVANYQSVEQFFGSFNFKNEDINQFKRRINFTSKISEKTFGIPPFDRVYSLSASKKLNEPENMRISKNEFITLNYGTKLLFAYDDKEKFINELLTQHVYPRIFSEK
- a CDS encoding DUF3173 family protein, with amino-acid sequence MEKNNKGITAKELIEELHLKPATAQKAIRLAKEQLVKQGFDWYANKRLGVVPRDVVSKILRMEL
- a CDS encoding tyrosine-type recombinase/integrase; this encodes MASIRYRQRKGKSGVSWSYEIRQGDKTLKSKSGFKTKKEASIDGLSILREFKTGLTIDKNTDLPTLYQEWYNLKVLHSGRSEQTLYKYRYFGKIIKNNFDGIPITSIKSSQYQRIMNKLGTDDKISYNTLIRVNSVIRQTIEMVKADDVFIKDFTTSVVIQSKFKPQTADEKYIHSLEDYNKIIEYLKDNLDYKKSINNYIVYFLFHTGLRYGELVALTWSDIDFENGYLKTYRRYNTNINKFVPSKTETSIRRVPLSSTDISILNDLKKTQEFIVESLGFENEYNMVFYHPFLIHGIPHSTTINNHLALLLKQLNIEPVITSKGARHTYGSVLLAKGYSMDVVSKLLGHKDIMMLVRVYGHALEENISKQIESIKKLLD